The following are encoded together in the Coregonus clupeaformis isolate EN_2021a chromosome 24, ASM2061545v1, whole genome shotgun sequence genome:
- the LOC121537704 gene encoding matrix metalloproteinase-9 has product MRGVLVLFVLGMCMLGGQCVPLKKSVSVTFPGDVLKNMTDTELADSYLKRFGYMNVQHRSGFQSMVSSTKALMRMQRQMGLEETGTLDKSTVAAMKAPRCGVPDVRSYQTFEGDLKWDHHDVTYRILNYSPDMGASLIDDAFARAFKVWSDVTPLTFTRLFDGTADIMVSFGKADHGDGYPFDGKDGLLAHAFPPGEGIQGDAHFDDDENWTLGKGPAVKTSFGNAEGAMCHFPFSFEGKQYSTCTTEGRSDNLPWCATTADYGRDKKFGFCPSELLYTFDGNSNGNKCVFPFVFLGETYEGCTKEGRSDGYRWCSTTDNFDKDKKYGFCPNRDTAVIGGNSEGEPCQFPFVFQGVKYDSCTSEGRGDGRLWCATTSNFDVDTKWGFCQDRGYSLFLVAAHEFGHALGLDHSNIRDALMYPMYGYVEDFSLHEDDVEGIQYLYGSKTGPDPTPPGPIPTIPSPGPDPSDEPEPDTTTRPVDPSQDPCQINKFDTITEIDGDLHFFKDGQYWRLSSKTDGGLEGPFSMSERWPALPAVVDTAFEDLVTKKIYFFSGTRFWVYTGQSVLGPRSIETLGLPSTVEKVEGALQRGNGKVLLFSNENFWRLDVEAQKIDKGYPRFTDLVFVGVPVDAHDVFQFMGHSYFCQDHIYWRMNSRRQVDRVGYVKDDLLKCTDSSN; this is encoded by the exons ATGAGAGGAGTTCTGGTTTTGTTTGTGTTGGGGATGTGTATGCTGGGTGGACAGTGTGTTCCCCTGAAGAAATCTGTGTCTGTCACCTTCCCTGGAGATGTCCTCAAGAACATGACGGATACAGAGCTGGCAGAC AGCTACCTGAAGAGGTTCGGCTACATGAACGTCCAGCACCGCAGCGGTTTCCAGTCCATGGTGTCCAGCACCAAGGCCCTGATGAGGATGCAGAGGCAGATGGGACTGGAGGAGACAGGGACGCTGGACAAGTCTACGGTAGCAGCCATGAAGGCACCTCGCTGCGGGGTCCCTGACGTACGCTCCTACCAGACCTTCGAGGGGGACCTGAAATGGGACCATCACGACGTTACGTACAG GATCCTGAACTACTCTCCAGACATGGGAGCCTCTCTGATAGATGATGCCTTCGCCAGAGCCTTCAAAGTGTGGAGTGATGTCACCCCTCTCACTTTCACGCGGCTCTTCGACGGCACCGCTGACATCATGGTGTCATTTGGAAAAGCAG ACCATGGAGACGGCTACCCCTTCGATGGTAAGGACGGCCTTCTGGCCCACGCCTTCCCCCCTGGTGAGGGTATACAGGGAGACGCCCACTTTGATGATGACGAAAACTGGACCCTCGGCAAAGGACCAG CTGTGAAGACTAGCTTTGGCAACGCAGAGGGTGCTATGTGTCACTTCCCTTTCTCCTTCGAGGGCAAGCAGTATTCCACCTGCACCACAGAGGGGCGCTCTGACAACCTGCCCTGGTGTGCCACCACAGCCGACTACGGCAGAGACAAGAAATTCGGCTTCTGTCCAAGCGAAC TTCTGTACACATTCGACGGAAACAGCAACGGCAATAAATGTGTGTTCCCCTTCGTGTTTCTTGGGGAGACATATGAAGGTTGCACGAAGGAGGGCCGCAGTGATGGATACCGCTGGTGTTCCACCACAGACAACTTTGACAAGGATAAGAAGTATGGCTTCTGTCCCAACAGAG ATACGGCTGTGATTGGTGGAAACTCTGAGGGAGAGCCGTGCCAGTTCCCCTTTGTCTTCCAGGGGGTGAAGTATGACTCATGCACCAGCGAGGGACGGGGAGACGGCAGGCTGTGGTGCGCCACCACCAGCAACTTTGACGTAGACACGAAATGGGGCTTCTGCCAAGATCGTG gCTACAGTCTGTTCCTGGTTGCGGCCCATGAGTTTGGTCATGCCCTGGGTCTGGACCACTCCAACATCAGAGATGCCCTCATGTATCCCATGTACGGCTACGTTGAAGACTTCTCCCTGCATGAAGATGATGTTGAAGGCATTCAGTATCTCTATG GATCCAAGACAGGCCCTGACCCCACACCCCCTGGACCCATCCCCACTATTCCTTCACCTGGCCCTGACCCCAGCGATGAGCCTGAGCCTGACACCACCACACGCCCTGTGGACCCATCCCAGGACCCCTGCCAGATTAACAAGTTCGACACCATCACAGAGATTGATGGAGATCTGCACTTCTTCAAGGATGG GCAATATTGGAGGTTGTCGAGCAAGACTGATGGTGGACTGGAGGGTCCGTTCTCCATGTCTGAGAGGTGGCCGGCTCTGCCAGCCGTCGTTGACACAGCCTTCGAGGACCTTGTGACCAAGAAAATCTACTTCTTCTCAG GCACCAGGTTCTGGGTGTATACTGGGCAGAGTGTCCTGGGACCCCGCAGCATTGAGACGCTGGGTCTGCCCTCTACTGTGGAGAAGGTGGAGGGAGCATTGCAGAGAGGGAATGGCAAGGTGCTGCTCTTCAGCAACGAGAACTTCTGGAG GCTGGATGTGGAGGCCCAGAAAATCGACAAGGGATATCCTCGCTTCACAGACCTGGTCTTTGTAGGAGTCCCCGTTGATGCCCATGATGTGTTCCAATTCATGG gCCACTCCTACTTCTGCCAGGATCACATCTACTGGCGAATGAACTCTAGGAGACAGGTGGACCGTGTGGGATACGTGAAGGACGACCTCCTGAAGTGTACCGACTCCTCTAACTAG